A single window of Streptomyces sp. NBC_00464 DNA harbors:
- a CDS encoding YciI family protein, protein MPRFMSLIRIDEQAAAGFEPDPDFEKRMGALFEEISKAGVMLETAGLTPTAQATRVHWSGGKLSYTDGPFTETKEVVGGYAILQCKDKEEALEWTRRFLQCHPESWSVTSEVRAIDEATG, encoded by the coding sequence ATGCCGCGCTTCATGTCCCTCATCCGCATCGACGAGCAGGCCGCCGCCGGCTTCGAGCCCGACCCGGACTTCGAGAAGCGCATGGGCGCCCTGTTCGAGGAGATCAGCAAGGCGGGCGTGATGCTGGAGACGGCCGGCCTCACCCCTACCGCCCAGGCCACCCGGGTCCACTGGTCCGGCGGAAAGCTCAGCTACACCGACGGGCCCTTCACCGAGACCAAGGAGGTCGTCGGCGGGTACGCCATCCTCCAGTGCAAGGACAAGGAAGAGGCCCTGGAGTGGACCAGGCGGTTCCTGCAGTGCCACCCGGAGAGCTGGAGCGTCACCTCCGAGGTCCGGGCCATCGACGAAGCGACCGGCTGA
- a CDS encoding MFS transporter has protein sequence MRWLLPVALTVQFMVALDMSVVNVALPDMRADLGFTPQGLLWVVNAYALAFGGLLMLGGRLADLLGSRPVLIAGLALFGAASLAGGLVGSPGTLIAARAVQGVGAAALAPVAFALIAIAFPAGPARSRALGLWGMAGAAGGAVGVLAGGVLTDVAGWRAVMLVNVPIVAFALLASLRTGPTPGPAGAGARLDVAGALLATCGTALLVLGLVGTSTHPWGSARTLATLGGAAVLLVAFVAVEQRTAHPLLRPGLLRGRPVLTANLFCLLLSSGQFAAFYFVSLCLQQVLGYGPTAAGIAFLPFSAGVVAGSVIATRTVAALGTRRLLAVGGTLAALGIAGFAVTARTDGTFLTFVLGPSLVSAVGIGMCFVPLGTAATTDVAPGETGMASGLLNSSRQVGGSLGLAVLVTVAAQVSGDSNRPADLVSGYATAFWAAAGLLAAGALAALVLLPRERETGAVTTPGTGPVADPDISLKNSGGSVDSAVSRSTHR, from the coding sequence ATGCGTTGGCTGCTGCCGGTGGCTCTCACCGTGCAGTTCATGGTGGCGTTGGACATGTCCGTGGTGAACGTCGCGCTGCCGGACATGCGCGCCGATCTCGGCTTCACACCGCAGGGGCTCCTGTGGGTCGTCAACGCGTACGCGCTCGCGTTCGGCGGGCTGCTGATGCTCGGGGGACGGCTCGCCGACCTGCTCGGCAGCCGCCCCGTCCTGATCGCGGGCCTGGCGCTCTTCGGTGCGGCGAGCCTGGCCGGGGGACTCGTCGGGTCGCCCGGCACCCTGATCGCCGCGCGGGCGGTGCAGGGGGTCGGCGCCGCCGCGCTCGCTCCGGTGGCCTTCGCGCTGATCGCCATCGCCTTCCCGGCCGGGCCCGCGCGCTCCCGCGCCCTGGGGCTGTGGGGCATGGCGGGCGCGGCGGGCGGTGCGGTCGGGGTACTGGCCGGCGGAGTGCTCACGGATGTCGCGGGCTGGCGTGCGGTGATGCTCGTCAACGTGCCGATCGTGGCCTTCGCGCTGCTCGCCTCCCTGCGCACCGGGCCGACCCCGGGACCCGCGGGAGCCGGCGCCCGGCTCGACGTGGCCGGGGCGCTGCTCGCCACCTGCGGTACGGCCCTGCTCGTCCTCGGGCTCGTGGGGACCTCGACCCACCCCTGGGGGTCCGCCAGGACCCTCGCCACGCTGGGCGGAGCGGCAGTGCTGCTCGTCGCCTTCGTCGCCGTCGAACAGCGCACCGCGCATCCGCTGCTGCGGCCCGGCCTGCTGAGGGGGCGGCCGGTCCTGACGGCGAACCTGTTCTGCCTGCTGCTCAGCTCCGGTCAGTTCGCCGCGTTCTACTTCGTCTCGCTCTGCCTGCAGCAGGTGCTCGGCTACGGACCGACCGCGGCCGGAATCGCCTTCCTGCCGTTCAGCGCGGGCGTCGTCGCGGGTTCGGTCATCGCCACCCGTACGGTCGCGGCGCTCGGCACCCGGCGGCTGCTGGCCGTGGGCGGCACGCTGGCCGCTCTCGGCATCGCCGGCTTCGCGGTCACGGCCCGGACGGACGGCACCTTCCTCACGTTCGTCCTCGGCCCGTCCCTGGTCTCCGCCGTCGGGATCGGCATGTGCTTCGTCCCTCTCGGCACGGCCGCCACGACCGATGTCGCGCCCGGGGAGACCGGTATGGCCTCCGGGCTGCTGAACAGCTCCCGGCAGGTGGGCGGCTCGCTGGGGCTCGCGGTCCTGGTGACGGTCGCCGCGCAGGTCAGCGGGGACTCGAACCGCCCGGCCGACCTGGTCTCCGGCTACGCGACGGCGTTCTGGGCCGCCGCCGGACTGCTCGCGGCGGGGGCCCTCGCCGCGCTGGTCCTGCTTCCGCGCGAGCGGGAAACCGGGGCGGTGACCACTCCCGGAACGGGCCCGGTGGCCGATCCGGACATTTCTTTGAAGAATTCCGGGGGAAGTGTCGATTCGGCTGTCTCCCGTTCGACGCACAGGTGA
- a CDS encoding TetR/AcrR family transcriptional regulator: protein MSGTEKKAPAAKRSVGRPRRLDPDAMVATARRIIEEEGVDALSMRRVAKELGSTPMALYHYVQDKDELLMLTLSGTAAAFPRPELPADPRARLLTVATHLHGILAQLPWVLDVLALGELTDKDALWMVEEIVDCAILCGLSPEQAVRAYRTIWNYVYGDLVFRRSAARRAEHPPSKRYFPEMVTDQDAAALPRLTAIRNDWRAYAADYEAADELDAIITGLLARGTRNASGAPAG, encoded by the coding sequence GTGTCAGGGACAGAGAAGAAAGCACCGGCGGCGAAGCGGTCCGTGGGGCGGCCGCGCAGGCTCGACCCGGACGCGATGGTCGCCACCGCGCGCCGCATCATCGAGGAAGAGGGCGTGGACGCCCTGAGCATGCGCAGGGTCGCGAAGGAGCTCGGCTCCACGCCGATGGCGCTCTACCACTACGTCCAGGACAAGGACGAGCTGCTGATGCTCACCCTGTCCGGGACCGCGGCCGCCTTCCCGCGCCCCGAACTGCCCGCGGACCCGCGCGCGCGCCTGCTCACCGTCGCGACGCACCTGCACGGGATCCTGGCGCAGCTTCCCTGGGTGCTCGACGTCCTGGCGCTGGGTGAACTCACGGACAAGGACGCCCTGTGGATGGTCGAGGAGATCGTCGACTGCGCGATCCTCTGCGGCCTCTCCCCCGAACAGGCGGTACGCGCCTACCGGACGATCTGGAACTACGTCTACGGCGACCTGGTCTTCCGTCGGTCGGCCGCCCGCCGCGCCGAACACCCGCCGTCCAAGCGGTACTTCCCCGAGATGGTCACCGATCAGGACGCGGCGGCACTGCCCCGCCTCACCGCGATCCGGAACGACTGGCGGGCCTACGCCGCCGACTACGAGGCGGCCGACGAACTCGACGCGATCATCACCGGTCTGCTGGCCCGAGGGACTCGAAACGCCAGCGGTGCACCGGCCGGGTGA
- the tsaD gene encoding tRNA (adenosine(37)-N6)-threonylcarbamoyltransferase complex transferase subunit TsaD, which produces MADEPLVLGIETSCDETGVGIVRGTTLLADAVASSVDTHARFGGVVPEIASRAHLEAMVPTIERALKEAGVTGRDLDGISVTAGPGLAGALLVGVSAAKAYAYALNKPLYGVNHLASHICVDQLEHGPLPEPTMALLVSGGHSSLLLAPDITNDVRPLGATIDDAAGEAFDKIARVLHLGFPGGPVIDRLAKEGDPKAIAFPRGLSGSRDPAYDFSFSGLKTSVARWIEAKRAAGEEVPVRDVAASFQEAVVDVLTRKAVRACKDEGVDHLMIGGGVAANSRLRALAQERCERAGIRLRVPRPGLCTDNGAMVAALGAEMVARNRPASDLELSADSSLPVTETHVPGAGHAHTHDHVHEISKDNLYS; this is translated from the coding sequence ATGGCTGACGAACCGCTCGTACTCGGCATCGAGACCTCCTGCGACGAGACCGGCGTCGGTATCGTCCGCGGGACGACGCTCCTCGCCGACGCCGTCGCGTCCAGCGTCGACACGCACGCCCGCTTCGGCGGCGTCGTCCCGGAGATCGCCTCCCGCGCGCATCTGGAGGCGATGGTCCCCACGATCGAGCGCGCCCTGAAGGAGGCCGGCGTCACCGGCCGCGACCTCGACGGCATCTCCGTCACCGCGGGCCCCGGCCTCGCCGGCGCCCTGCTCGTCGGCGTCTCGGCGGCCAAGGCGTACGCGTACGCGCTGAACAAGCCGCTGTACGGCGTGAACCACCTGGCGTCGCACATCTGCGTCGACCAGCTGGAGCACGGCCCGCTGCCCGAGCCGACGATGGCGCTGCTGGTCAGCGGCGGGCACTCCTCGCTGCTGCTCGCCCCCGACATCACCAACGACGTCCGGCCGCTCGGCGCGACCATCGACGACGCGGCGGGCGAGGCCTTCGACAAGATCGCCCGGGTGCTGCACCTCGGCTTCCCCGGCGGCCCGGTCATCGACCGGCTCGCGAAGGAGGGCGACCCGAAGGCCATCGCGTTCCCGCGCGGCCTGAGCGGCTCGCGCGACCCCGCGTACGACTTCTCCTTCTCCGGCCTGAAGACCTCCGTCGCCCGCTGGATCGAGGCGAAGCGCGCCGCGGGCGAGGAGGTGCCGGTACGGGACGTGGCGGCGTCCTTCCAGGAGGCCGTGGTGGACGTGCTCACCCGAAAGGCCGTCCGGGCCTGCAAGGACGAGGGCGTCGACCACCTGATGATCGGCGGCGGCGTCGCGGCCAACTCGCGGCTCCGGGCGCTCGCCCAGGAGCGCTGCGAGCGGGCCGGCATCCGGCTGCGCGTGCCGCGGCCCGGACTGTGCACCGACAACGGGGCCATGGTCGCGGCGCTGGGCGCGGAGATGGTGGCCCGCAACCGGCCCGCCTCCGACCTGGAGCTCTCGGCCGACTCCTCGCTGCCGGTCACCGAGACCCACGTACCGGGCGCCGGTCACGCCCACACGCACGACCACGTGCACGAGATCAGCAAGGACAACCTGTACTCATGA
- the rimI gene encoding ribosomal protein S18-alanine N-acetyltransferase, translating into MTATTAVLREMRWWDIDPVLDLEHELFPDDAWSAGMFWSELAHARGPQATRRYVVAEDPVSGRIVGYAGLAAAGDLADVQTIGVTRGHWGGGLGSELLTDLLKHATAFECAEVLLEVRVDNTRAQKLYERFGFEPIGFRRGYYQPGNIDALVMRLHVQEHVQEHVQEHVQENGTD; encoded by the coding sequence GTGACCGCCACGACCGCAGTGCTGCGCGAGATGCGCTGGTGGGACATCGATCCGGTGCTCGACCTGGAACACGAGCTGTTCCCGGACGACGCCTGGTCGGCCGGCATGTTCTGGTCCGAACTGGCACATGCCCGCGGCCCGCAGGCCACCCGCCGCTATGTGGTCGCCGAGGACCCGGTCTCCGGCCGGATCGTCGGATACGCGGGCCTCGCCGCGGCCGGTGACCTCGCCGACGTGCAGACGATCGGTGTCACCCGCGGCCACTGGGGCGGCGGGCTCGGCTCCGAGCTCCTGACCGACCTGCTGAAGCACGCCACGGCCTTCGAGTGCGCCGAGGTGCTGCTGGAGGTCCGGGTCGACAACACCCGGGCGCAGAAGCTGTACGAGCGCTTCGGCTTCGAACCGATCGGCTTCCGGCGCGGCTACTACCAGCCGGGCAACATCGACGCACTCGTCATGCGCCTCCACGTACAAGAACACGTACAAGAACACGTACAAGAGCACGTACAAGAAAACGGGACTGACTGA
- the tsaB gene encoding tRNA (adenosine(37)-N6)-threonylcarbamoyltransferase complex dimerization subunit type 1 TsaB: MDTATPAVTVALHDGTRVVAESGQVDARRHGELLLPAVDRVLAEAGVTLDTVTDVVVGVGPGPYTGLRVGLVTAATFGSALSVPVHGLCTLDALAYAAGQAGVAGPFAVATDARRKEVYWARYEDPLTRTGEPAVDRPADIAGQLAGLPVVGAGAVLYPDAFPDARGPEHLAAGAMAALAAERLAAGDELLPPQPLYLRRPDAQVPKNYKVVTPK; encoded by the coding sequence ATGGATACCGCCACCCCCGCTGTCACCGTCGCCCTGCACGACGGGACCCGCGTCGTCGCCGAGTCCGGTCAGGTCGACGCCCGAAGGCACGGGGAGCTGCTGCTGCCCGCCGTCGACCGGGTCCTCGCCGAGGCCGGAGTGACGCTCGACACCGTGACGGACGTGGTCGTGGGCGTCGGCCCCGGCCCGTACACCGGACTACGGGTCGGCCTGGTGACGGCCGCGACGTTCGGCTCGGCGCTGTCCGTGCCCGTGCACGGGCTGTGCACCCTGGACGCTCTCGCGTACGCCGCGGGGCAGGCCGGGGTGGCGGGACCGTTCGCCGTCGCGACGGACGCCCGCCGCAAGGAGGTGTACTGGGCGCGGTACGAGGACCCCCTCACCCGCACCGGTGAACCCGCCGTCGACCGGCCCGCCGACATCGCCGGGCAGCTCGCCGGGCTCCCCGTCGTCGGGGCGGGTGCGGTGCTCTACCCGGACGCGTTCCCGGACGCGCGCGGCCCCGAGCACCTCGCCGCCGGTGCGATGGCCGCCCTCGCCGCCGAACGCCTCGCCGCGGGGGACGAGCTGCTGCCGCCGCAGCCGCTCTATCTGCGCAGGCCCGACGCGCAGGTCCCGAAGAACTACAAGGTGGTCACGCCGAAGTGA
- the tsaE gene encoding tRNA (adenosine(37)-N6)-threonylcarbamoyltransferase complex ATPase subunit type 1 TsaE, with protein MEAPHSSPAAEPAGSVAHVTDTVTVTLAVESPEQMQALGRRISGVLRPGDLVMLTGELGAGKTTLTRGLGEGLGVRGAVTSPTFVIARVHPPLGEGPALVHVDAYRLGGGLDEMEDLDLDVSLPDSVVVVEWGDGKVEELSDDRLQVLIDRAVGDTDDERRVVTLVGVGVRWAGLRNDSWDPWDVAGA; from the coding sequence ATGGAAGCACCGCACAGCAGCCCGGCGGCCGAGCCCGCCGGATCCGTCGCGCACGTCACCGACACCGTCACCGTGACCCTGGCCGTCGAATCACCCGAACAGATGCAGGCTCTGGGCCGCCGGATCTCCGGCGTCCTGCGCCCCGGCGACCTGGTGATGCTCACCGGCGAACTCGGCGCGGGGAAGACGACCCTGACCCGTGGTCTCGGCGAGGGCCTGGGCGTGCGCGGCGCCGTCACGTCCCCCACCTTCGTGATCGCCCGCGTCCACCCCCCGCTCGGCGAAGGACCGGCGCTGGTCCACGTCGACGCGTACCGCCTGGGCGGCGGGCTCGACGAGATGGAGGACCTGGACCTCGACGTGTCGCTGCCGGATTCGGTGGTCGTCGTCGAGTGGGGCGACGGCAAGGTCGAGGAGCTCTCCGACGACCGTCTCCAGGTGCTGATCGACCGCGCCGTCGGCGACACGGACGACGAACGGCGCGTAGTGACGCTCGTGGGCGTCGGCGTGCGGTGGGCGGGGCTGCGGAATGACTCCTGGGACCCGTGGGACGTGGCGGGCGCCTGA